One segment of Stappia sp. 28M-7 DNA contains the following:
- a CDS encoding chemotaxis protein CheW, with amino-acid sequence MDDLLSEFLTETNESLDVVDVELVKFEQEPNNAKILDNVFRLVHTIKGTCGFLGLPRLEALAHAGETLMGKFRDGAKVTPDAVSLILSSIDRIKEILAELEAANGTEPAGSDHDLISELERMALEADTRGDAAADDAAEAEDDGMARGELVEQVLERPLRPGEVSLDELERAFREAEVEVELPVSAPLTEIEADAEMEAEAAPPAPLAPRNRARDEASAPRETAEKGEKKASVSSQSIRVAVETLEHLMTMVSELVLTRNQLLEIVRRHEDSEFKVPLQRLSNVTAELQEGVMKTRMQPIGNAWQKLPRIVRDLSQELDKPIELEMIGAETELDRQVLELIKDPLTHMIRNSADHGLEMPSDRRTAGKPEKGTITLSAYHEGGHIIIEVKDDGRGIDVDRVKAKVLERGLASEAELDKMTDQQIHKFIFHAGFSTAQNITSVSGRGVGMDVVRNNVELIGGTIDLRSVPGRGSSFIIKIPLTLAIVSALIVEAGGDRFAIPQLSVVELVRVQSNSEHRIERIKDTPVLRLRNKLLPLVHMSQLLGVGPNGGDQEIESDTGFIVVMQVGSQTFGVVVDGVFHTEEIVVKPMSSMLRNLTMFSGNTILGDGAVIMIIDPNGVASAMASHASSVVAENERKEAEDAMTSALDGQSTVSMLLFRAGSPEPKAVPLSLVTRLEEFEVSKIEHSNGRDLVQYRGSLMPLVYIEASQTRRGEGTQPMLVFSDAGRSMGLVVDEIVDIVEDRMHIEVGSDRAGILGSAVIKDKATEIIDLGYYLPQAFEDWFMRKEMDIAALTKKVLLVDDSAFFRNMLTPVLKAAGYDVTAVNGARQAFELLENGDTFQAIVSDIEMPEINGFEFCEALRRDPRFRKMPVLALSAVVSPASIERGRQAGFDDYVAKFDRPGLIASLKDLFAGEMGIAA; translated from the coding sequence ATGGACGACCTGCTTAGCGAGTTCCTCACAGAAACGAACGAGAGCCTGGATGTCGTCGACGTCGAGCTCGTCAAGTTCGAACAGGAACCGAACAACGCGAAGATTCTCGACAACGTTTTCCGGCTCGTTCACACGATCAAGGGTACGTGCGGCTTCCTTGGCCTGCCGCGGCTGGAAGCCCTTGCCCATGCCGGCGAAACGCTGATGGGCAAGTTCCGCGACGGCGCCAAGGTGACGCCCGACGCGGTCTCGCTCATTCTCTCCTCCATCGACCGGATCAAGGAAATCCTGGCCGAGCTGGAGGCCGCCAACGGCACCGAGCCCGCCGGCAGCGACCACGACCTGATCTCCGAGCTGGAGCGCATGGCGCTGGAAGCCGACACCCGCGGCGATGCAGCAGCCGATGACGCGGCCGAGGCCGAAGACGACGGCATGGCCCGCGGCGAGCTGGTCGAGCAGGTGCTGGAGCGCCCGCTGCGTCCCGGCGAAGTCTCCCTCGACGAGCTGGAGCGTGCCTTCCGCGAAGCCGAGGTCGAGGTCGAACTCCCCGTTTCCGCTCCCCTGACCGAGATCGAGGCCGATGCCGAGATGGAGGCGGAAGCCGCCCCGCCGGCGCCGCTCGCCCCGCGCAACCGCGCTCGCGACGAAGCTTCGGCACCGCGCGAGACCGCCGAGAAGGGCGAGAAGAAGGCATCTGTTTCGAGCCAGTCCATTCGCGTTGCGGTCGAGACGCTCGAACATCTGATGACGATGGTCTCCGAGCTGGTCCTGACCCGCAACCAGCTGCTCGAGATCGTCCGCCGTCACGAGGACTCCGAGTTCAAGGTGCCGTTGCAGCGCCTGTCGAACGTCACTGCCGAGCTGCAGGAAGGCGTCATGAAGACGCGCATGCAGCCGATCGGCAATGCCTGGCAGAAGCTGCCGCGCATCGTCCGCGATCTCAGCCAGGAACTCGACAAGCCGATCGAGCTGGAAATGATCGGCGCCGAGACCGAGCTGGACCGGCAGGTTCTCGAGCTGATCAAGGATCCGCTCACCCACATGATCCGCAACTCCGCCGATCACGGGCTGGAGATGCCGTCCGACCGCCGCACTGCCGGCAAGCCGGAGAAGGGCACGATCACCCTGTCCGCCTATCATGAAGGCGGCCACATCATCATCGAGGTCAAGGACGACGGTCGCGGCATCGATGTCGACCGGGTCAAGGCCAAGGTGCTGGAGCGCGGGCTCGCCTCCGAGGCCGAGCTGGACAAGATGACGGATCAGCAGATCCACAAGTTCATCTTCCACGCAGGCTTCTCCACGGCGCAGAACATCACCAGCGTCTCCGGCCGCGGCGTCGGCATGGACGTGGTGCGCAACAACGTGGAGCTGATCGGCGGCACCATCGATCTGCGCTCGGTTCCGGGCCGCGGTTCGAGCTTCATCATCAAGATCCCGCTGACGCTTGCCATCGTCTCGGCGCTCATCGTCGAGGCCGGCGGCGACCGCTTCGCCATCCCGCAGCTGTCGGTGGTCGAGCTGGTGCGCGTCCAGTCCAACTCCGAGCACCGTATCGAGCGCATCAAGGACACGCCTGTCCTGCGCCTGCGCAACAAGCTGCTGCCGCTGGTGCACATGTCGCAGTTGCTCGGCGTCGGTCCCAATGGCGGCGATCAGGAGATCGAGTCCGACACCGGCTTCATCGTGGTGATGCAGGTCGGCAGCCAGACCTTCGGCGTCGTCGTCGACGGCGTGTTCCACACCGAGGAAATCGTCGTCAAGCCGATGTCCTCCATGCTGCGCAACCTGACCATGTTCTCCGGCAACACCATCCTGGGCGATGGTGCGGTGATCATGATCATCGATCCGAACGGCGTCGCCTCGGCCATGGCAAGCCATGCCTCCAGCGTCGTCGCCGAGAACGAGCGCAAGGAAGCCGAGGACGCCATGACCTCCGCCCTCGACGGGCAGTCGACCGTGTCGATGCTGCTGTTCCGTGCCGGCTCGCCCGAGCCCAAGGCGGTGCCACTGTCGCTGGTCACCCGCCTGGAGGAGTTCGAGGTCTCCAAGATCGAGCATTCCAATGGCCGGGACCTGGTGCAGTATCGCGGCTCGCTGATGCCGCTGGTCTACATCGAAGCCTCCCAGACACGCCGCGGCGAAGGCACCCAGCCGATGCTGGTCTTCTCCGACGCCGGCCGCTCCATGGGCCTCGTCGTCGACGAGATCGTCGACATCGTCGAGGACCGCATGCACATCGAGGTCGGCTCCGACCGGGCCGGCATCCTCGGATCGGCGGTCATCAAGGACAAGGCGACCGAGATCATCGACCTCGGCTACTACCTGCCGCAGGCCTTCGAGGACTGGTTCATGCGCAAGGAGATGGACATCGCCGCGCTGACCAAGAAGGTCCTTCTGGTCGACGACAGCGCCTTCTTCCGCAACATGCTGACGCCCGTCCTTAAGGCGGCCGGCTATGACGTCACCGCCGTCAACGGCGCGCGCCAGGCCTTCGAGCTGCTGGAGAACGGCGACACGTTCCAGGCGATCGTCAGCGACATCGAGATGCCGGAAATCAACGGCTTCGAGTTCTGCGAGGCCCTGCGTCGCGATCCGCGCTTCCGCAAGATGCCGGTTCTGGCACTGTCGGCCGTGGTCTCCCCGGCCTCCATCGAGCGCGGCCGTCAGGCCGGTTTCGACGACTATGTGGCGAAGTTCGACCGTCCGGGGCTGATCGCCTCGCTGAAGGACCTGTTCGCCGGTGAAATGGGAATTGCGGCATGA
- a CDS encoding chemotaxis protein CheW, which yields MRHNDNLAAGIDDTIQYVTVIIGGQLFGLPISQVHDVFVPESVTRVPLAAPEVAGVLNLRGRIVTAIDMRKRLHLPARDANAQVMAVGIEHKGESYGLVIDQVGEVLRLSNDSMEPNPSNLDKRWAEISGGVHRLDGKLMIILDVTRLFGAMFEPMAAA from the coding sequence ATGAGGCACAACGACAATCTCGCGGCCGGTATCGACGATACCATCCAGTATGTCACCGTCATCATCGGCGGCCAGCTCTTCGGGCTGCCGATCAGCCAGGTGCACGACGTCTTCGTTCCGGAGAGCGTGACCCGCGTGCCGCTGGCCGCTCCGGAAGTGGCAGGCGTGCTCAACCTGCGCGGCCGCATCGTCACGGCGATCGACATGCGCAAGCGCCTGCACCTGCCGGCCAGGGATGCAAACGCCCAGGTCATGGCGGTCGGCATCGAGCACAAGGGCGAGAGCTACGGCCTCGTCATCGACCAGGTTGGTGAGGTGCTGCGCCTGTCGAACGACTCGATGGAGCCGAACCCGTCCAACCTCGACAAGCGCTGGGCGGAGATTTCCGGCGGCGTGCACCGGCTGGACGGCAAGCTGATGATCATCCTCGACGTCACCCGCCTCTTCGGAGCGATGTTCGAGCCCATGGCGGCGGCCTGA
- a CDS encoding PleD family two-component system response regulator, protein MKHCLVVDDSSVIRKVARRILEDLSFEISEAEDGLKALQACRERMPDAILLDWNMPEMDGLEFLLALRKEYGGEKPIVVFCTTENDVAHITRAMRAGANEYIMKPFDKDIVEAKFQEAGLL, encoded by the coding sequence ATGAAGCACTGTCTGGTCGTCGACGACTCCAGCGTCATCCGCAAGGTCGCTCGCCGCATTCTCGAGGACCTCTCCTTCGAGATCTCCGAGGCCGAGGACGGTCTCAAGGCCCTGCAGGCCTGCCGCGAGCGCATGCCCGACGCGATCCTGCTGGACTGGAACATGCCCGAGATGGACGGTCTGGAGTTCCTGCTGGCGCTGCGCAAGGAATATGGCGGCGAGAAGCCCATCGTGGTCTTCTGCACCACAGAGAATGACGTGGCCCATATCACCCGCGCCATGCGCGCGGGCGCCAACGAGTACATCATGAAGCCGTTCGACAAGGACATCGTGGAAGCGAAGTTTCAAGAGGCCGGGCTGCTCTAA
- a CDS encoding chemotaxis response regulator protein-glutamate methylesterase has protein sequence MVVDDSVVIRGLLSRWVEADPALELVASHRNGKLAVDDIERSNPDVVVLDIEMPEMDGLTALPLMLRKKRDLVVVMASTLTRRNAEVSLRALSLGAQDYVPKPESTSEVTTSIDFRRELIDKVKALGQRRRGSSSAGGRMMRAQTAAGRTASQAPAGSAPAGYTRLAAGAAAPAAAPAIRTRAYSSARPRILAIGSSTGGPQALQQLFTDIGTAIREVPVVVTQHMPPTFTAILAEHIAKAALRPAKEAENGEVLKPGHIYVAPGGLHMVIDKDGGQVVARLNDSPPVNFCKPAVDPLFDSVAKIYGSATLAVVLTGMGHDGAAGVRTIAAGGGSVIAQDEATSVVWGMPGAAAQTGMCCEILPITRIGPKISGLLSGGPR, from the coding sequence ATGGTTGTTGACGACTCCGTCGTCATCCGCGGCCTGCTCAGCCGCTGGGTCGAGGCAGACCCGGCTCTGGAGCTCGTCGCCTCCCATCGCAACGGCAAGCTCGCGGTCGACGACATCGAACGTTCCAACCCCGATGTCGTGGTTCTGGACATCGAGATGCCGGAGATGGACGGCCTGACCGCCCTTCCCCTGATGCTGCGCAAGAAGCGCGATCTCGTCGTCGTCATGGCCTCGACGCTGACCCGCCGCAATGCCGAAGTCAGCCTGCGCGCCCTCTCGCTCGGAGCGCAGGATTACGTCCCCAAGCCGGAATCGACCAGCGAGGTCACGACCTCGATCGATTTCCGCCGCGAGCTCATCGACAAGGTGAAGGCTCTGGGTCAGCGCCGCCGCGGAAGCAGTTCGGCAGGCGGGCGCATGATGCGCGCCCAGACCGCAGCCGGCCGTACCGCATCGCAGGCCCCGGCCGGCTCGGCACCGGCCGGTTACACGCGTCTGGCCGCCGGCGCCGCGGCACCCGCCGCAGCTCCCGCGATCCGCACCCGCGCCTATTCCAGCGCCCGGCCGCGCATCCTTGCCATCGGTTCCTCCACCGGCGGTCCCCAGGCGCTGCAGCAGCTGTTCACCGACATCGGCACCGCGATCCGCGAAGTGCCGGTGGTGGTGACCCAGCACATGCCGCCGACCTTCACCGCCATTCTGGCCGAGCATATCGCCAAGGCGGCGCTGCGCCCGGCCAAGGAAGCGGAAAACGGCGAGGTGCTGAAGCCCGGTCACATCTATGTGGCGCCGGGCGGACTGCACATGGTCATCGACAAGGACGGCGGCCAGGTCGTGGCACGCCTGAACGACAGCCCGCCGGTGAATTTCTGCAAGCCCGCAGTCGATCCGCTGTTCGACAGCGTCGCCAAGATCTACGGCTCCGCCACCCTGGCAGTGGTGCTGACCGGCATGGGGCATGACGGTGCAGCCGGCGTGCGCACCATCGCCGCCGGCGGCGGCAGCGTCATCGCGCAGGACGAGGCGACCAGCGTGGTATGGGGCATGCCCGGTGCGGCAGCGCAGACGGGCATGTGTTGCGAGATCCTGCCGATCACCCGTATCGGCCCCAAGATCTCCGGATTGTTGAGTGGAGGCCCCAGGTGA
- a CDS encoding protein-glutamate O-methyltransferase CheR, with amino-acid sequence MIASQFEYLKQFLKAKSGLVLTNEKQYLVESRLLPVARRHNLAGLSELVQAMQKPTGAQLCTEVVEAMTTNESFFFRDGMPFQHFREVMLPAMLKARADRRTIRIWCAAASTGQEPYSLAICLKEAAQKLAGFRVEIIGTDLSTEVLEKAKNGIYSQFEVQRGLPIQMLLKYFTQKGDLWQVNPELRSMVQWRKLNLLESFSTLGSFDIVYCRNVLIYFDQPTKVDVLQRISKQMPADGYLVLGAAETVVGLTDAFRPVPDLRGLYQPTAATGTQGLASRSRFQVAG; translated from the coding sequence GTGATTGCGTCACAGTTTGAGTATCTCAAGCAGTTCCTGAAGGCCAAGTCCGGACTGGTCCTGACCAACGAGAAGCAGTACCTGGTCGAAAGCCGGCTGCTGCCGGTTGCAAGGCGTCACAACCTCGCCGGCCTGTCGGAGCTCGTCCAGGCGATGCAGAAGCCGACCGGCGCGCAGTTGTGCACCGAGGTGGTCGAAGCCATGACCACCAACGAGTCCTTCTTCTTCCGCGATGGCATGCCGTTCCAGCACTTCCGGGAAGTGATGCTGCCCGCCATGCTGAAGGCCCGCGCCGACCGCCGGACCATCCGCATCTGGTGCGCGGCCGCCTCCACCGGCCAGGAGCCCTACTCGCTTGCCATCTGCCTGAAGGAAGCAGCCCAGAAGCTCGCCGGCTTCCGTGTCGAGATCATCGGCACAGACCTGTCGACCGAAGTTCTGGAGAAGGCGAAGAACGGCATCTACAGCCAGTTCGAGGTCCAGCGCGGCCTGCCGATCCAGATGCTGCTGAAGTACTTCACCCAGAAGGGCGACCTGTGGCAGGTCAACCCGGAGCTGCGCTCCATGGTGCAGTGGCGCAAGCTCAACCTGCTGGAGAGCTTCTCCACGCTGGGCTCCTTCGACATCGTCTACTGCCGGAACGTGCTGATCTATTTCGACCAGCCGACCAAGGTGGACGTGCTGCAGCGCATCTCCAAGCAGATGCCCGCCGACGGTTACCTGGTGCTGGGTGCGGCCGAGACCGTCGTCGGCCTCACCGACGCCTTCCGGCCGGTTCCGGACTTGCGGGGCCTCTACCAGCCGACGGCTGCCACCGGCACGCAGGGACTTGCATCCCGCTCGCGCTTCCAGGTGGCGGGCTGA
- a CDS encoding RluA family pseudouridine synthase yields MSMSIEEEGDADGVAIAALAVSDEDAGSRLDACLARHLPEISRSRIQSLIRQGRARVGGRTIMEPKYRVNSGEELALELPEPEEAEPTPEDIPLTIVYEDEHLVVIDKPAGLVVHPGPGNWSGTLVNALLHHCGDSLSGIGGVKRPGIVHRLDKDTSGLLVVAKTDLAHQGLAAQFADHGRTGPLEREYVALVWGAPMQLRGTVDADLARSSANRQKIAVTKSGGRHAITHWQVRERFGAKDAPPIAALMACRLETGRTHQIRVHMAHIGHPLVGDADYGAHFRTKSARLPEEVREVVDAFPRQALHAGLLAFAHPATGETLRFESPLPEDMDTLLKAIRTLSPA; encoded by the coding sequence ATGTCTATGTCCATTGAAGAGGAAGGCGATGCCGATGGCGTCGCGATCGCAGCCCTTGCCGTTTCCGATGAGGATGCCGGCAGCCGCCTCGACGCCTGCCTTGCCCGCCACCTGCCGGAAATCAGCCGCAGCCGCATCCAGTCCCTGATCCGTCAGGGACGGGCGCGCGTCGGCGGGCGGACCATAATGGAGCCCAAATACCGGGTCAATTCGGGCGAGGAACTGGCGCTGGAGCTGCCCGAGCCGGAAGAGGCCGAGCCGACTCCCGAGGATATTCCGCTGACGATCGTCTACGAGGACGAACACCTTGTCGTGATCGACAAGCCGGCCGGCCTCGTCGTCCACCCCGGTCCCGGAAACTGGAGCGGTACGCTCGTCAACGCGCTGCTGCACCATTGCGGCGACAGCCTGTCGGGCATCGGCGGCGTCAAGCGCCCCGGCATCGTCCACCGGCTCGACAAGGACACCAGCGGCCTGCTGGTCGTTGCCAAGACCGACCTTGCGCATCAGGGGCTCGCCGCACAGTTTGCCGACCACGGCCGCACCGGGCCGCTGGAGCGCGAATATGTCGCGCTGGTCTGGGGTGCGCCCATGCAGCTGCGCGGCACTGTCGATGCGGATCTTGCCCGCTCCTCCGCCAACCGGCAGAAGATCGCGGTGACGAAATCCGGCGGCCGCCACGCCATCACGCACTGGCAGGTGCGCGAGCGCTTCGGCGCGAAGGACGCCCCCCCGATCGCTGCCCTGATGGCCTGCCGCCTGGAAACCGGGCGCACCCACCAGATCCGCGTGCACATGGCCCATATCGGCCACCCGCTGGTCGGCGATGCCGACTACGGCGCGCATTTCCGCACCAAGTCCGCGCGCCTGCCCGAGGAGGTCCGCGAGGTGGTGGACGCCTTCCCGCGCCAGGCCCTGCATGCAGGCCTGCTCGCCTTCGCCCATCCGGCGACCGGCGAGACGCTGCGCTTCGAAAGCCCCCTTCCCGAAGACATGGACACCCTGCTCAAGGCAATCCGGACGCTTTCGCCGGCATAA